From the genome of Solidesulfovibrio carbinolicus, one region includes:
- a CDS encoding LeuA family protein gives MSKRMAAPVSPSPLIISDTTLRDGAQMPGVHFSINDKVAIAQALEAAGVDVIEAGFPAGGAGEIEAVRQVAAATTRPLIMALCRAVGADVDAAWQALGDAPAERRGVGVFLATSPLHRRHKLGKTKAQCLAMIASSVAYARQRFARVTFGCEDGSRTEPAFLREAYAAAMDAGATAIGFPDTVGVLTPETARRRIAMLVSLAHPRGVKVRAHFHNDLGLATANTLAAIAAGADIVHLTVGGIGERAGNAALEETVMALTLHPGQYRRTTGVNTTRLTALCRLVAERAGFTLPPNKAVTGANVFATAAGVHQDGLLKHPDTYLPFRPELVGAEGIRLPLSPLSGKAALALRYTELGIALSADELSRASRLVKDADKDAWRDEEALLRRAAAAVRQDGAA, from the coding sequence ATGTCCAAGCGTATGGCCGCTCCGGTTTCACCCTCTCCCCTCATCATTTCCGACACCACCCTGCGCGACGGCGCGCAGATGCCCGGCGTGCATTTTTCCATCAACGACAAGGTCGCCATCGCCCAGGCCCTGGAAGCGGCCGGGGTGGACGTCATCGAGGCCGGTTTTCCGGCCGGCGGGGCCGGCGAGATCGAGGCCGTACGGCAGGTGGCCGCCGCCACCACGCGACCGCTTATCATGGCCCTTTGCCGGGCCGTTGGCGCCGACGTCGACGCCGCCTGGCAAGCCCTGGGCGACGCGCCCGCCGAGCGGCGCGGGGTCGGCGTGTTCCTGGCCACCAGTCCCCTGCACCGCCGCCACAAACTCGGCAAGACCAAGGCCCAGTGTCTGGCCATGATCGCCTCGTCCGTGGCCTACGCCCGCCAGCGTTTTGCCCGGGTCACCTTTGGCTGCGAGGACGGCAGCCGCACCGAGCCGGCGTTTTTGCGCGAGGCGTATGCCGCCGCCATGGACGCCGGGGCCACAGCCATCGGCTTTCCCGACACCGTGGGCGTGCTGACGCCCGAAACCGCGCGCCGCCGCATCGCCATGCTCGTTAGCCTAGCCCATCCGCGCGGCGTCAAGGTGCGGGCGCATTTCCACAACGATCTTGGACTGGCCACGGCCAACACCCTGGCCGCCATCGCCGCCGGAGCGGACATCGTCCACCTGACCGTGGGCGGCATCGGCGAACGGGCCGGCAACGCCGCCCTGGAAGAGACGGTCATGGCTCTGACACTGCATCCCGGCCAGTACCGCCGCACGACAGGCGTGAACACGACCAGGCTCACGGCCCTGTGCCGGCTGGTGGCCGAGCGTGCCGGCTTCACCTTGCCGCCAAACAAGGCCGTGACCGGGGCCAACGTCTTTGCCACCGCCGCCGGGGTCCACCAGGACGGCCTGCTCAAGCACCCCGACACCTACCTGCCCTTTCGGCCGGAACTGGTCGGGGCCGAGGGCATCCGCCTGCCGCTCTCGCCCCTGTCCGGCAAGGCCGCCCTGGCCCTGCGCTACACGGAACTGGGCATCGCGCTCTCCGCGGACGAACTTTCCCGGGCCAGCCGGCTGGTCAAGGACGCCGACAAGGATGCCTGGCGCGACGAGGAAGCGCTGCTGCGCCGGGCCGCCGCCGCCGTCCGTCAGGACGGAGCGGCATGA
- the elbB gene encoding isoprenoid biosynthesis glyoxalase ElbB, whose translation MATIGVLLSGCGVLDGSEIHEATLTLLYLNKAGAKVVCLAPEMTVEAMDHGAKKPMGERRNVRVEAARIARGPVADAATASVADLDALILPGGFGAAKNLCDFAEKGGIGTVFPSVAALIKAMHAAKKPIGAICIAPAVLALALGEHHPRLTIGNDPGTAQAVEAAGGVHVACPVDGIVVDETNRLVTTPAYMLGPGIADIALGIEKLVAAVLEMAENRQPLDL comes from the coding sequence ATGGCGACAATCGGCGTACTGCTGTCCGGTTGCGGCGTCCTGGACGGCTCGGAGATCCACGAGGCCACCCTGACCCTGCTCTACTTGAACAAGGCCGGGGCCAAGGTCGTGTGCCTGGCGCCGGAAATGACCGTTGAGGCCATGGACCATGGAGCCAAAAAGCCCATGGGCGAGAGGCGCAACGTCCGCGTCGAGGCCGCCCGCATCGCCCGGGGGCCGGTTGCCGACGCGGCCACGGCAAGCGTTGCCGACCTTGATGCCTTGATCCTGCCGGGCGGCTTTGGCGCGGCGAAAAACCTGTGTGATTTCGCTGAGAAGGGCGGCATTGGCACGGTTTTTCCGTCGGTCGCGGCGCTCATCAAGGCCATGCATGCGGCCAAAAAGCCCATTGGCGCCATCTGCATCGCCCCGGCCGTGCTGGCCCTGGCGTTGGGCGAGCACCATCCCCGGCTGACCATCGGCAACGATCCCGGCACGGCCCAAGCCGTCGAGGCGGCCGGCGGCGTCCATGTGGCTTGCCCGGTGGACGGTATCGTGGTGGACGAGACCAACCGGCTGGTGACGACCCCGGCCTACATGCTGGGGCCGGGCATCGCCGACATCGCCCTTGGCATCGAAAAACTGGTTGCCGCCGTGCTGGAGATGGCTGAAAATCGCCAGCCCCTCGACCTGTAG
- a CDS encoding carbohydrate deacetylase, whose protein sequence is MTVLQGYKSVPPEGGVQGRARRRLFINADDFGLTDGVTAGIAEALAAGVVGGTTAMVCPDGAVERIRRWGQAFAGRVGLHLQLTGSAPCLPPGELPTLVGADGRFPRKKVAVVDVNPDEVRREWRAQYQRFLETGLVPSHLDAHHHIHKRPEVFGVFVELAREWGLPARALSDDMRRAMDAAGVVHADVCVTRFFGEELTTPKLLSLVDAAFAALGGQGVVEIMCHPGKSDATLAAISTYADAREEELAVLAEPGLAKALAGLGVTVIGPYGLDPTAFGANAQD, encoded by the coding sequence ATGACTGTTTTACAAGGGTACAAATCAGTCCCCCCCGAGGGCGGCGTCCAGGGACGGGCGCGGCGGCGGCTTTTCATCAATGCCGATGATTTCGGCCTCACCGACGGCGTGACGGCCGGCATCGCCGAGGCCTTGGCCGCCGGCGTGGTGGGCGGAACCACGGCTATGGTTTGCCCGGACGGAGCCGTGGAGCGTATTCGGCGCTGGGGTCAGGCGTTTGCCGGCCGGGTAGGGCTGCATCTCCAGCTCACCGGCAGCGCGCCCTGCCTGCCGCCCGGGGAGTTGCCGACCCTGGTCGGGGCCGACGGCCGGTTTCCGCGCAAAAAGGTGGCCGTGGTGGACGTCAACCCCGATGAAGTCCGACGGGAGTGGCGGGCGCAGTACCAGCGCTTTCTCGAAACAGGACTCGTCCCCAGCCACCTCGACGCCCACCACCACATCCACAAGCGGCCCGAGGTCTTCGGGGTGTTCGTGGAGCTGGCCCGGGAATGGGGGCTGCCGGCCAGGGCCCTGTCCGACGACATGCGCCGGGCCATGGACGCGGCCGGCGTGGTCCATGCCGACGTGTGTGTCACGCGCTTTTTCGGCGAGGAGCTGACCACGCCCAAGCTTCTGTCCCTGGTTGACGCGGCCTTTGCCGCCCTTGGCGGCCAGGGCGTGGTGGAAATCATGTGCCATCCCGGCAAAAGCGACGCCACCCTGGCCGCCATCAGCACTTACGCCGACGCCCGGGAGGAAGAACTGGCCGTCCTGGCCGAACCCGGACTGGCCAAGGCCCTGGCTGGGCTTGGGGTGACGGTCATCGGGCCGTATGGACTTGACCCCACGGCGTTTGGCGCAAACGCCCAAGACTAA
- the ercA gene encoding alcohol dehydrogenase-like regulatory protein ErcA: MPQKLLLSMRKFVAPEFVFGRGGLALAGRQAAGLGVRRALLVADPGLFPFGWPQRVQESLDEAGVATVLFSDLSSNPRDHEVMDGAAIFAETGCDAIVAVGGGSAMDCGKAIGIVSANKRHVLEFEGIDNVERPGPPLLCVPTTAGTGAEVSQFAIITDTKSRRKVVIASKTLIPDAALIDPDITVTMPPDLTAHTGLDALTHAVEAYVSSASGPVTDLFALEAARLVAAALPAALADPGDIEARGSMLLASLYAGLAFSNAILGAVHALSHSLGGLLDLPHGLCNAILLDHVIAYNYDSAPERFDALGQALGAVMEPGASQDSRRAAVVQAFSDFKRRLGVTQGLAELGISPAVFADLAGRALDDPCMLTNPRKPTLAELEAVYASASRSLA, from the coding sequence ATGCCGCAAAAGTTGCTGTTGTCCATGCGCAAGTTCGTGGCCCCGGAGTTTGTTTTCGGTCGCGGCGGGCTGGCCTTGGCCGGACGACAGGCGGCCGGGCTCGGGGTGCGCCGGGCGCTTTTGGTGGCCGATCCCGGACTTTTCCCCTTTGGCTGGCCCCAGCGCGTCCAGGAAAGTCTGGACGAGGCCGGCGTGGCCACGGTCCTTTTCAGCGACCTGAGCAGCAACCCGCGTGACCACGAGGTCATGGACGGGGCGGCCATCTTCGCCGAGACCGGCTGCGACGCCATTGTGGCCGTGGGCGGCGGCTCGGCCATGGACTGCGGCAAGGCCATCGGCATCGTTTCGGCCAACAAGCGCCACGTGCTCGAATTCGAGGGCATCGACAACGTCGAGCGCCCGGGGCCGCCGCTTTTGTGCGTGCCGACCACGGCCGGCACCGGAGCCGAGGTGTCCCAGTTCGCCATCATCACCGACACCAAAAGTCGCCGCAAGGTGGTCATCGCCAGCAAAACGCTCATTCCCGACGCGGCGCTTATTGATCCCGACATCACCGTGACCATGCCGCCGGACCTGACCGCTCACACCGGCCTCGACGCCTTGACCCACGCCGTGGAGGCCTATGTGTCGAGCGCCAGCGGCCCGGTCACCGATCTTTTCGCCCTGGAGGCGGCCCGATTGGTCGCCGCCGCCCTGCCGGCCGCCCTGGCCGACCCCGGCGACATCGAGGCCCGAGGCTCCATGCTCCTGGCCAGCCTCTACGCCGGTCTGGCCTTTTCCAACGCCATCCTCGGCGCTGTCCATGCCCTGTCCCACAGCCTGGGGGGCCTGCTTGACCTGCCCCATGGCCTGTGCAACGCGATTTTGCTTGACCACGTCATCGCCTACAACTACGACTCCGCCCCGGAGCGCTTCGACGCCCTGGGTCAGGCCCTGGGCGCGGTCATGGAGCCGGGCGCTTCCCAGGACAGCCGGCGCGCGGCTGTGGTCCAGGCCTTTTCCGATTTCAAGCGCCGCCTGGGCGTGACTCAGGGACTGGCCGAACTGGGCATCTCCCCGGCGGTTTTCGCCGATCTGGCGGGGCGCGCCCTGGATGATCCCTGTATGCTTACCAACCCCAGAAAGCCCACCCTGGCCGAACTCGAAGCCGTCTATGCCAGCGCCAGCCGATCCCTCGCCTAG
- a CDS encoding sensor histidine kinase, protein MPAPADPSPRADERLTRLLGFGEHSVSKSYYPELRRRLEELERFRSLLDQTGDAIFLVDVATGRIADAAGAAGAMLRQERGDLRGLPFEHFLPPDAVLRLRGLFSGDFAAGRVETSLSRPGDEAGGSLPVEMTFRLAQGEAGTVAVIVARDVTERKKNEEALRRAEERYRGIVENAAEGIFQSTLAGRLMNSNPALAAILGYAHPDELLRHVKSVVDEVVAAPEDRHRIRSELERYDEVKNLEVQLITKSGARIWGLINARRIRGEEGTPERFDGSVQDITIRKQAEQTLIRYHDELEQRVAERTAELTRINERLVHEVTIRKRAEEAAEAANRAKSDFLSMVSHEIRTPLTSVLGFAVLIKKRLARLLPASVVDTPKKRLQAEQIQDNLDIIVAEGERLKHLINDVLDLAKLEAGKMAFKSEPVDPAEVVRHVMNASAGLLHNSQVVLDTRIEGRLPQVRGDRDRLIQVLVNLVSNAIKFTDHGYVACRARAQGNTIVIEVSDTGIGIPESEQGKVFEKFNQIGGTLTNKPKGTGLGLTICKHIVESHGGRIFFVSKPGAGSTFTFTLPIA, encoded by the coding sequence ATGCCAGCGCCAGCCGATCCCTCGCCTAGGGCCGACGAACGCCTCACCCGGTTGCTCGGGTTTGGCGAACATTCGGTCAGCAAGAGCTATTACCCCGAGCTGCGCCGCCGCCTGGAGGAGCTTGAGCGCTTCCGTTCGCTTTTGGACCAGACCGGCGACGCCATTTTTCTCGTGGATGTGGCCACCGGGCGCATCGCCGACGCGGCCGGCGCGGCCGGGGCCATGTTGCGGCAGGAGCGGGGCGATCTGCGGGGACTGCCCTTTGAGCATTTTCTGCCCCCGGACGCCGTGCTGCGGCTGAGGGGGCTTTTTTCCGGCGATTTCGCCGCCGGGCGCGTAGAGACGAGCCTGTCGCGTCCGGGCGATGAGGCCGGCGGCAGCCTGCCTGTGGAGATGACCTTCCGCCTGGCCCAGGGCGAGGCCGGAACCGTGGCCGTCATCGTGGCCCGCGACGTCACCGAGCGCAAGAAAAACGAAGAGGCCCTGCGCCGGGCCGAGGAACGCTACCGGGGCATCGTGGAAAACGCTGCCGAAGGCATTTTCCAGAGCACGCTGGCCGGCCGGCTCATGAATTCCAACCCGGCCCTGGCCGCGATTCTGGGCTATGCCCATCCCGATGAACTGCTGCGCCACGTCAAAAGCGTGGTGGACGAGGTGGTGGCCGCTCCCGAGGACCGCCACCGCATCCGCTCCGAGCTGGAACGCTATGATGAGGTGAAGAATCTTGAGGTGCAGCTCATCACCAAATCCGGCGCACGGATATGGGGCTTGATAAACGCCCGCCGCATCCGGGGCGAGGAGGGCACGCCCGAACGCTTCGACGGCTCGGTCCAGGACATCACCATCCGCAAGCAGGCCGAGCAGACGCTTATCCGCTACCACGACGAGCTGGAACAGCGCGTGGCCGAGCGCACCGCCGAACTCACTCGCATCAACGAGCGCCTCGTCCACGAAGTGACCATCCGCAAGCGCGCCGAGGAAGCGGCCGAAGCCGCCAACCGGGCCAAGTCCGATTTTCTGTCCATGGTCTCCCACGAGATCCGCACGCCCTTGACCTCGGTCCTCGGCTTTGCCGTGCTCATTAAAAAACGCCTGGCCAGGCTTTTGCCCGCCTCGGTTGTGGATACGCCCAAAAAGCGCCTCCAGGCCGAGCAGATTCAGGACAACCTCGATATCATCGTGGCCGAGGGCGAGCGGCTTAAGCACCTCATCAACGACGTGCTCGATTTGGCCAAGCTTGAAGCCGGCAAGATGGCCTTCAAGTCCGAACCCGTGGACCCGGCCGAAGTGGTGCGCCACGTCATGAACGCCTCGGCCGGGCTGTTGCACAATTCCCAAGTCGTCTTGGACACCCGCATCGAGGGCCGTCTGCCCCAGGTTCGGGGCGACCGCGACCGGCTGATTCAGGTGCTGGTCAACCTCGTCTCCAACGCCATCAAGTTCACCGATCACGGCTATGTCGCCTGCCGGGCTCGGGCCCAGGGCAACACCATCGTCATCGAGGTCAGCGATACTGGCATCGGCATTCCGGAATCCGAACAAGGCAAGGTGTTTGAGAAGTTCAACCAGATCGGCGGCACGCTGACCAACAAGCCCAAGGGCACGGGACTGGGGTTGACCATCTGCAAACATATCGTCGAGTCACACGGCGGTCGCATTTTTTTTGTATCCAAGCCCGGAGCCGGCAGCACCTTCACCTTTACTCTGCCGATTGCCTAA
- the typA gene encoding translational GTPase TypA, producing the protein MKNVARNEALRNIAIIAHVDHGKTTLVDHMFRQSGLFRQNQEVTDRIMDSMDLERERGITIAAKNCAVIWNGVKINIIDTPGHADFGGEVERALSMVDGAVLLVDASEGPLPQTRFVLKKTLDRGLPVIVAVNKIDRKDARVEEVLNEIYDLFIDLDASEEQLEFPVLYAIGREGVAKRELEGEGADLSPLFETILAEIPAPSHDPSEPYRMLVSDLGYSEFLGRLAVGRVVSGTARINQTLVRIDEEGVVKPLRVTKLQVYEGPKLTETEAAEPGDILVISGVDEVTIGDTITVADAPKALPRINVDEPTVSMRFAINTSPFVGREGKFVQSAKLRERLYKETLRNVAIKVEETEDKDAFTVKGRGEFQMAIIVETMRREGFELSVGRPEVIYKTEGGVRKEPVEHLFIDCDEAFVGVVTEKLSIRKGRMLNLVNHGSGRVRLEFSIPSRGLIGYRDEFLTDTKGTGIMNSIFLGYEEHRGDFPSRFTGSIVCDREGVGVPYALFNLEPRGRLFITPGEPVYEGMIVGEHNRDNDINVNPCKEKKLTNMRASGKDENVILSPVLPMTLERALHFVREDEMVEVTPLSIRLRKSVLPAKDRHVLDGAKKKDK; encoded by the coding sequence ATGAAAAACGTCGCCAGAAACGAAGCCCTGCGCAATATCGCCATCATCGCCCACGTCGACCACGGCAAGACCACGCTTGTGGATCACATGTTCCGCCAAAGCGGCCTGTTTCGCCAGAACCAGGAAGTTACGGACCGCATCATGGACAGCATGGATCTCGAGCGTGAGCGCGGCATCACCATTGCCGCCAAAAACTGCGCCGTGATCTGGAACGGCGTGAAGATCAACATCATCGACACCCCCGGCCACGCCGATTTCGGCGGCGAAGTGGAACGGGCGCTGTCCATGGTTGACGGCGCGGTGCTTCTGGTGGACGCTTCCGAAGGCCCGCTGCCCCAGACCCGCTTCGTGCTCAAAAAGACCCTGGACCGGGGACTGCCCGTCATTGTCGCGGTCAACAAGATCGACCGCAAGGACGCCCGGGTCGAGGAAGTCTTGAACGAAATTTATGACCTCTTTATCGACCTCGACGCCTCCGAGGAACAGCTCGAATTTCCGGTCCTGTACGCCATCGGCCGCGAAGGCGTCGCCAAGCGTGAGCTCGAAGGCGAAGGCGCCGACCTGTCGCCGCTGTTCGAGACCATCCTGGCCGAGATCCCGGCTCCGTCCCATGACCCGAGCGAGCCTTACCGGATGCTCGTCTCCGACCTCGGCTATTCCGAATTCCTGGGCCGGCTGGCCGTGGGGCGCGTGGTTTCGGGCACGGCCCGCATCAACCAGACCCTGGTTCGCATCGACGAGGAGGGTGTGGTCAAGCCCCTTCGCGTCACCAAACTGCAAGTCTACGAAGGCCCCAAGCTTACCGAGACCGAGGCGGCCGAACCCGGCGACATCCTGGTCATTTCCGGCGTTGACGAGGTAACCATCGGCGACACCATCACCGTGGCCGACGCGCCCAAGGCCCTGCCGCGCATCAACGTGGACGAGCCCACCGTGTCCATGCGCTTTGCCATCAACACCTCGCCCTTTGTCGGACGCGAGGGCAAGTTCGTGCAGTCGGCCAAGCTGCGCGAGCGCCTTTACAAAGAGACCCTGCGCAACGTGGCCATCAAGGTCGAGGAGACCGAGGACAAGGACGCCTTCACCGTCAAGGGCCGGGGCGAATTCCAGATGGCCATCATTGTCGAGACCATGCGCCGCGAAGGCTTCGAACTGTCCGTGGGACGCCCCGAAGTCATCTACAAAACCGAAGGCGGCGTGCGCAAGGAACCGGTCGAGCACCTGTTCATCGACTGCGACGAGGCCTTTGTCGGCGTGGTCACCGAAAAGCTCTCCATCCGCAAGGGCCGGATGCTCAATCTGGTCAACCATGGCTCGGGCCGGGTGCGCCTGGAGTTTTCCATCCCGTCCCGGGGCCTTATCGGCTACCGCGACGAGTTTTTGACCGACACCAAGGGCACCGGCATCATGAACTCCATCTTCCTGGGCTACGAGGAACACCGGGGCGACTTCCCCAGCCGGTTTACCGGTTCCATCGTCTGCGACCGGGAAGGCGTTGGCGTGCCCTATGCCCTGTTTAACCTCGAACCGCGCGGCCGGCTGTTCATCACCCCGGGCGAGCCGGTCTACGAGGGCATGATCGTTGGCGAGCACAACCGCGACAACGACATCAACGTCAATCCCTGCAAGGAAAAAAAGCTCACCAACATGCGCGCCTCGGGCAAGGATGAAAACGTCATCCTTTCCCCCGTGCTGCCCATGACCCTGGAACGCGCCCTGCACTTCGTGCGCGAGGACGAGATGGTGGAAGTCACGCCGCTGTCGATCCGCCTGCGCAAGAGCGTGCTGCCCGCCAAGGACCGCCACGTCCTCGACGGCGCCAAGAAGAAAGACAAGTAA
- a CDS encoding PP2C family protein-serine/threonine phosphatase, translated as MEAVPPVSLGAMLSLAFAVALLARGLVLRRLVLSAPAGEQPVRQFTLEMGACLLGGLLTGLGVEASTGFSLAPGWKLVLGAMTAGFYLGLEGALLRQREVVLRARESGYDPVWRPMRLRSLSRRFLTVAAAATALLLGVFGLIWAGDVDWLSTLDRDPDVLAQARSSVIVEIAFVMAVLLLGAARLILLYAGNLKLLFNTITEGLARVRQGDLSVRLPLATSDEFGLIAAEANSMIEGLSHRLVLLDALKVAEDVQRNLLPAAPPDIPGLDIAALSDYCDETGGDYYDFIETGPGRTAIVVADVAGHGVGPALLMASARATVRMAAAMYPDPGSVVSAVNSRVAEDVYGTGRFLTLFYLEIDVAARMLRWVRAGHDPAFVVRPGDVESTFLGGGGPPLGVVEGYRYVAESCPWPPGGLVFIGTDGIWETTGEGEDMFGKRRLVDLLRKHLGRPTAQVLEAVRHDLEAFSHDKPREDDITMAAVAFP; from the coding sequence ATTGAGGCCGTGCCCCCCGTGAGCCTGGGGGCCATGCTCAGCCTTGCCTTTGCCGTAGCCTTGTTGGCCCGGGGGCTTGTCCTGCGCCGTCTGGTCCTGTCCGCGCCGGCTGGGGAGCAGCCTGTGCGCCAGTTCACCCTGGAAATGGGCGCGTGCCTGCTGGGCGGACTGCTGACGGGTTTGGGCGTGGAAGCCTCCACGGGCTTTTCCCTGGCCCCGGGCTGGAAGCTTGTGCTGGGGGCCATGACCGCCGGGTTTTACCTTGGCTTGGAAGGGGCGCTTTTGCGCCAGCGCGAGGTCGTCTTGCGGGCCAGGGAGTCCGGCTACGATCCTGTCTGGCGGCCCATGCGCCTGCGCAGCTTGTCGCGGCGCTTCTTGACCGTCGCCGCGGCGGCGACGGCGCTGCTCTTGGGCGTCTTCGGCCTCATCTGGGCCGGCGACGTGGACTGGCTGTCCACCCTTGATCGCGATCCGGACGTGCTGGCCCAGGCCCGGTCCTCGGTCATCGTGGAAATCGCCTTTGTCATGGCCGTGCTGCTGCTTGGTGCGGCGAGGCTGATCCTGCTCTACGCCGGCAACCTGAAGCTGCTTTTCAACACCATCACCGAAGGCCTGGCCCGGGTACGCCAGGGCGATCTGTCCGTGCGCTTGCCCCTGGCCACCTCCGACGAGTTTGGCCTTATCGCCGCCGAGGCCAATTCCATGATTGAGGGTCTTTCCCACCGCCTGGTCCTGCTCGACGCCCTCAAGGTGGCCGAGGACGTGCAGCGAAACCTGTTGCCGGCCGCGCCGCCGGACATCCCGGGCCTGGATATCGCGGCACTGAGCGACTACTGCGACGAGACCGGCGGCGACTATTACGACTTCATTGAAACCGGACCGGGCCGCACGGCCATTGTCGTGGCCGACGTGGCCGGCCACGGCGTGGGGCCGGCGCTGCTCATGGCCTCGGCCCGGGCCACGGTGCGCATGGCCGCCGCCATGTATCCCGATCCCGGTTCGGTGGTCAGCGCCGTCAATTCCCGGGTGGCCGAGGACGTGTACGGCACCGGCCGTTTTTTGACGCTGTTTTACCTGGAGATCGACGTGGCCGCCCGGATGCTGCGCTGGGTGCGGGCCGGGCATGACCCGGCCTTTGTGGTGCGCCCGGGCGATGTGGAGTCCACGTTCCTTGGCGGCGGCGGGCCGCCCCTTGGCGTGGTGGAGGGGTATCGCTACGTGGCCGAGTCCTGCCCCTGGCCGCCCGGCGGACTGGTGTTTATCGGCACCGACGGCATCTGGGAAACCACCGGCGAAGGCGAGGACATGTTCGGCAAGCGTCGGCTCGTCGATCTGCTGCGCAAACATCTCGGCCGGCCCACGGCCCAGGTGCTTGAGGCCGTGCGCCACGACCTGGAGGCCTTCAGCCACGACAAGCCCCGGGAGGACGACATCACCATGGCGGCGGTCGCGTTTCCCTGA
- a CDS encoding nitroreductase family protein, which yields MALFTVTDACTGCGLCVAACPASLVRQAKPGDAPHALPGREAHCIRCGHCVIACSKRAFVHALLPAEAFEPIRRKDLPTPAALSHLLMARRSCRTYAQETLFRQAILGLIESVRHAPTGHNMREVGWVVVDGPERMDAARTLVLDWIAAEVAADTPKAAELHLAGAARAAARGKDVIFRGAPHVVVAHAPAIGISPEVDAVIAASWLEIAAAAAGYAACWCGYLMFALASHPPVGQALGIPAGSTGYAALLLGKPATRVKWIPPRDVPEVIFF from the coding sequence ATGGCGCTTTTTACCGTTACCGATGCCTGCACAGGCTGCGGCCTGTGCGTGGCCGCCTGTCCGGCCAGTCTGGTGCGCCAGGCCAAACCCGGCGACGCCCCCCATGCCCTGCCGGGCCGCGAAGCCCACTGCATTCGCTGCGGCCACTGCGTCATTGCCTGCTCCAAGCGGGCCTTTGTCCATGCCTTGCTGCCGGCCGAGGCCTTCGAACCCATCCGGCGCAAGGACCTGCCCACGCCGGCCGCCTTGAGCCACCTGCTCATGGCCCGGCGCTCCTGCCGGACCTACGCCCAGGAAACGCTTTTCCGCCAGGCCATTCTGGGGCTTATCGAATCCGTGCGCCATGCGCCCACCGGCCACAACATGCGCGAGGTCGGCTGGGTGGTGGTGGACGGCCCCGAGCGCATGGACGCGGCCCGGACGCTCGTCCTGGATTGGATCGCCGCCGAGGTGGCGGCGGACACCCCCAAGGCCGCCGAACTGCATCTGGCCGGCGCGGCCCGGGCCGCCGCCCGGGGCAAGGACGTCATCTTTCGCGGCGCGCCCCATGTCGTCGTGGCCCATGCACCGGCCATTGGCATCAGCCCCGAGGTGGACGCGGTCATCGCCGCCTCGTGGCTGGAGATCGCGGCGGCCGCCGCCGGCTACGCCGCCTGCTGGTGCGGCTACCTGATGTTCGCCCTGGCCAGCCATCCGCCGGTGGGGCAGGCCCTGGGCATCCCGGCCGGCAGCACGGGCTACGCCGCGCTGCTCCTGGGCAAGCCCGCCACCCGGGTCAAGTGGATACCGCCTCGCGACGTGCCGGAAGTTATATTCTTCTGA
- a CDS encoding nitrite/sulfite reductase domain-containing protein — translation MSANDAPTGAILQRDQQTYAIVPRTPVGLISPEVLEALNLVVKKYAVPIVKITSGQRLALVGVKAEDVDAIWKDLGTDVGQALELCVHFVQACPGTSVCKFGVQDSLGLGLEMEKLFVGRDLPGKFKLSVSGCPFCCSESFVRDLGVLGKKSGWTVIFGGHPGARPRIGDVVAEDLTKEQVIDLSEKLIGYYAANAKKRERAARFVERLGIEAIKQAVLG, via the coding sequence ATGAGCGCCAACGACGCCCCCACCGGGGCCATTTTGCAGCGTGACCAGCAGACCTACGCCATCGTCCCCCGCACGCCGGTGGGGCTGATCTCTCCCGAGGTGCTCGAAGCCCTCAACCTCGTCGTCAAGAAATACGCCGTCCCCATCGTCAAGATCACTTCCGGCCAGCGGCTGGCCCTGGTTGGGGTCAAGGCCGAGGACGTGGACGCCATCTGGAAGGATCTGGGCACGGACGTGGGCCAGGCCCTGGAGCTGTGCGTGCATTTCGTCCAGGCCTGTCCGGGAACGAGCGTGTGCAAGTTCGGCGTCCAGGACAGCCTGGGGCTGGGCTTGGAGATGGAAAAGCTCTTTGTCGGCCGCGATCTGCCGGGCAAGTTCAAGCTGTCGGTGTCGGGCTGTCCGTTTTGCTGCTCGGAGAGCTTCGTGCGCGACCTGGGCGTGCTGGGCAAAAAGTCCGGCTGGACCGTCATTTTCGGCGGCCATCCCGGAGCCCGGCCGCGCATCGGCGACGTGGTGGCTGAGGATTTGACCAAGGAGCAGGTCATCGACCTGTCCGAAAAGCTCATCGGCTACTACGCCGCCAACGCCAAGAAGCGTGAGCGGGCCGCACGGTTCGTGGAGCGCCTGGGCATTGAGGCCATCAAGCAGGCCGTGCTGGGCTGA